The sequence below is a genomic window from Vibrio navarrensis.
ACACAAACCCTGCTTGATCTGTTCACCATTTCTGAAACCCAAGGCCGCTTGGACGAGCTCAACGTGGCGTTTGTCGGCGACCTCAAATATGGCCGCACGGTCCACTCGCTCACTCAAGCACTGGCGAAGTTTAACAACATCCGTTTCTTCTTTGTCGCGCCAGATGCACTGGCGATGCCAGAGTACATTCTGGAAGAGTTGGATGAAGCAGGCATCGCCTACAGCGTGCACAACGACATGGACAGCGTGATCCCTGAGTTAGATATTCTCTACATGACCCGCGTGCAAAAAGAGCGTTTCGATGCCTCGGAATACGTGCACATCAAATCGGCCTACATTCTCACCGCCGCCATGCTGGAAAATGCCCGCGATAACTTGAAAGTGCTGCACCCGCTGCCACGCGTCGACGAGATCACCACCGATGTGGATAAAACGCCTTACGCCTACTACTTCCAGCAAGCGGGCAACGGCGTGTACGCGCGTGAAGCCCTGTTGGCCCTAGTTTTGAATGAATCACTGTAATCGGAGAGAAATAGCATGGAAAAAGAGACAAAATTGCAGGTTGAAGCGATTAAAAACGGTACAGTGATTGACCACATTCCGGCACAAGTGGGCATTAAGGTGCTGAAACTGTTCGATATGCACAACTCTTCCCAACGCGTCACCATCGGCCTCAATCTGCCCTCTTCCGCGCTTGGCAGTAAAGATCTGCTCAAAATTGAGAACGTCTTCATCAGTGAAGAACAAGCGCGCAAACTGGCGCTGTATGCCCCGCACGCGACCGTTAACCAAATCGAAAACTACCACGTGGTGAAGAAACTGGCGCTAGAGTTGCCGGAGTTTGTCAGCGATGTGTTCGAGTGCCCGAACAGCAACTGCATTTCTCACAACGAGCCCGTGGCCAGCAGCTTTCGCGTATTTGAAAAGAAAGGCGATGTGCGCTTGAAATGCAAATACTGCGAGAAAGTATTTTCACGCGAAATCGTCACCGAACGTTAATCGTCACAAGCACTTCCCCAGCCTTCGCGGCTGGGGATTTTCTCTTTACCAATCATCCCTTTCGCGGCACACTGAAGCCTCTTTTGTTTTCCCTTCAATCAAGATGGAACATAACAATGACTAAAGTACTTCACACTGATTCGGCGCCTGCGGCCATCGGCCCTTACATTCAAGGCGTTGACCTTGGCAACATGGTCCTAACTTCAGGCCAGATCCCCGTCAACCCTGCGACTGGCGAAATCCCAGCAGAGATCGCAGCGCAAGCACGTCAGTCGCTCGACAACGTCAAAGCCGTGGTCGAAGCCTCTGGCCTGAGCGTGGGCGACATCGTAAAAATGACGGTTTTCGTCAAAGATTTAAATGACTTCGGCACAGTGAATGAAGTGTACGGCAAGTTTTTTGACGAGCACAACGTGGCGCACTACCCAGCTCGCTCTTGCGTAGAAGTGGCTCGCCTACCGAAAGATGTTGGCATCGAAATCGAAGCGATTGCGGTACGCAAATAATCGATTGAGTCGGCTCACAGAGCGCGGCAAAAAGTAAGGGTGACACGAGGTCACCCTTTTTTGTCTCTGCGTGAGGTTACACTACGCGATTTAACGCTTCACCGCGCCAAAAAGCGTTAATGTTTTCCATCAGGATCTCGGCCAGTTTGCTGATCGCTGAATCACTGCCCCACGCCACATGCGGCGTGAGCAGCAAGTTCGGCAACGCCATGTTCGCCAACAGCGGATTGGTTTCATCGGCAGGCTCTTGGCTAAACACGTCCACGCCCGCACCAGCAATCACACCATTTTTCAGCGCAGCGACCAACGCCTGCTCATCGACCAAACCACCTCGGCCAGCATTGAGTAAAATCGCCGATGGCTTCATTTGTGCCAGTTCATCCGCGCCAATCAAATTGATCGTGTGCTCAGACAGCGGACAGTGCAAGCTTATGGCGTCACTGTTTTGCAGCACTTCACTAAACGGCAGATACCCCTCGCGGCACTGCGTCGCCCCTTTGTGCTCAGCAAAAAGCACCTGCATACCCAGCGCTCGCGCCAGTTTGGCGGTGGCTTGGCCCAGTGCACCTGCGCCAATAATGCCTAAGATTGTGCCAGCAATATCGCCAATCGGATGGGTAAAAAAGCAGAACTGCTTATCTTTTTGCCAGACGCCAGCGGCAATATCTTGATGATAAGCAAACAGATTACGTCTTAGGGCAAACAGCATCGCCATCACATGTTCCGGCACTGAGTTGCCCGCATAGCCTCGCACGTTACTCACTGCGATCTGCTTGGCCGCGCAGTAGTCCACATCTACGTTATTAAACCCGGTGGCTGCCACCGCGATCATGCGCAGATTGGGCAGTTGACTTAACACCGTTTGGTCTAACACCACCTTATTGGTGATAACCATGTCGGCCGCTTGCAGGCGCTCCACCACTTGCTCTGGCGAGGTGAGAGGGTACTCAACCCAGTGGTGAGCAAAATCAACTTGCGGCAGTGGAATGTGAGCGGGAATGGTGGCTCGGTCGAGAAAAACGATAGTGGGCAGTGACATAGCAACTCCTGTAATGCACTGCCCATCGCTCGTTGATTAAGGGTTGGACAGCGTTTTGTAATCCGGTAATTTACGCGCAGGATCGTAATAAGAAAAGATCATCTCTTGCGCCTGCGGATAAAAATCACACGGCACAAAGATGCTGCGCAGCCAACGATTCTTCGGATGATAAAAGCTCAGCTCAGCGGCATGCAACTCTAAACGTGCAGAAAAGGCGCGCGCTTCACCGCTGGCGTAAAACTCATCCCCGACAATCGGATGACCGATGGACTGCATGTGTACGCGCAGTTGGTGCGTACGACCGGTGATCGGCAGTAGGCGCATGATGGTGGTTTTCTCACCATTAGGGTGCACTTCACGCTTGGCCACATGGAACTTAGTCTGCGATGGCCTGCCCTCTTCATAACACACTTTCTGCAACGGACGATTTGGCCAGTCGACAATCAGCGGCAGATCGATCATGCCTTCATCGGCTTCCACATGGCCCCAAACGCGAGCGTAGTAGATTTTGTGCGTTAAACGGTATTGAAACTGCTTCTTCAGTGCCGATTCTGCATGTTTGCCTTTGGCGAGCAGCATCAAGCCTGAGGTGGCGAGATCCAAACGGTGTACCACTTGAATGTCTGGATCTTGCTGTTTCAAACGACTCCAGACGCTGTCGTTGTATTGCGGCAAGCGCCCCGGCACCGACAGCAGGCCAGACGGCTTATTGACCACCAAGATATGCCCATCTTCATAGACGATATCTATCCAAGGGTCGGTCGGCGGATGGTATTCAAACTCAGACATAAAAGTGTCTCATAACAAAATCAATCAAGGTCGCCCATCGCATGGCATATCCAGCCGATGGGCGACGCGAATTAGTTGTGGCTGACCACAATCAGACGCAGTGAATCAAGCTGGTACTGCGCTTTGCCAATGTAACCACTCAGCTCTTTGATTTGCGCGTCAATCGCTTCCAGCTCTTCATCACGAATATTCGGGTTGACCGCTTTCAGCGCTTGCAGACGTTCCAGCTCACCATTGAGGCTTTGCTGCATCTCTTGCTGTGCTTGCTGGCGAATCGCTTCGACGCGCTCAACCACCAGCGCATCACCGGACTCGATCAAACGGTGAATATCTTGCTGCACCGATGAAACCAGTTTGCTGGCCAGATGGCGGTTAACCGGGCTAAGTTGACGGTTAAAGCCTTCAAACTCAACCTGAGCCGACAAATCATTGCCGCGCGCATCCATCATCAAACGGATGGGCGTGCGCGGTAGGAAGCGGCCAATACCGCTGCGTTTAGGCGCTTGGGCATCCACAGCGTAGATCAGCTCGAGCAAAATTGTGCCAACCGGCAACGCTTTGTTCTTCAGCAGCGACACCGCACATGTGCCGACGCCTTCGCTCATCAACAGGTCGATACCGCCCTGAATCATCGGGTGTTCCCAACTGATAAAGTGCATGTCTTCACGCGACAGTGCCGTATCGCGGTCAAACGTGATGGTCGCTCCTTCGTAGGGTAAGCCCGGGTAGCTTGGCACCATCATGTGCTCGGATGGCGTAACGACAATCGCGTTTTCGCCTTTATCGTCTTGGTTAAGGCCAATGGTATCAAACAGGCTCAGCGCAAAGCTCACCAAGTTGGTATCGCCATCTTTGCCCGCGATCTCTGCCACGATCTGCTGCGCTTTTTCGCCGCCGTTAGAGTGCATTTCCAACAGGCGATCGCGCCCTTGTTCCAACTGCGCTTTTAGCTCGAGGTTCATTTTAGCCGATTGGGCAATCACCTCTTCCAGCGGCGTACTGTCACCGGATGCGAGGATCTCAATCAGCGTATCGGCGTATTGGTCATACACCGCACGGCCTGTTGGGCAGGTTTCAGCAAATGCGTTCAAGCCTTCATCGAACCAACGTGCGAGCACCTCTTGCGCAGTGCCTTGCAGGTAAGGGACATGAATGTCGATATCACGTTTTTGTCCGATGCGATCCAAACGGCCAATCCGCTGCTCAAGCAGATCCGGGTTAAACGGCAAATCAAACATCACCAGCTGGTTAGCGAACTGGAAGTTACGGCCTTCTGAGCCGATCTCACTACAGATCAGCACCTGAGCGCCGCCCTCTTCCTGAGCAAAGTACGCCGCCGCTTTATCGCGCTCGAGAATCGACATGCCTTCGTGGAAGACGGTGGCGCGAATGCCTTCACGCTCGCGCAGCGCTTGCTCTAGTTGCAATGCCGTGCTGGAGCGTGAGGCGATAACCAAAATTTTCTCGCTGCGTTTGGCGAGAATTTTTTCCAGCAGCCAGTTTACCCGTGAGTCAAATTGCCACCAGCTTGAATCGTCCCCTTCAAACTCTTGGAAGATCTCTTCCGGATAAAGGTTTTTCATCGCACGCGCTTCCGGCGTCATTTTACCGCCAATCATGCCAGAGACACGCATTGAAGTAGTGTATTGCGATGGGATCGGCATCGGCAGCAGGTGCACGTTACGTACTGGGAAGCCTTTGATGGCCGCACGGGTGTTACGGAATAGAACACGCCCCGTACCGTGGCGATCCATCAGGTTGTCAATCAGCTCTTGGCGCGCAGCGGCTTTGCTCTCTTCATCGGCGTTGCTTTCGATAATACGAAACAGCGGTTCAACGTCCTGCTCCGAAAGCAGTTCAGTGATCTGATTTTTTGCCTCATCAGGCAGCAGCTTGCCCGAAAACAGGGCAGTGATCGCATCGGCAACTGGCGCGTACTGCGCTTCTTCTTCGACAAACGCTTCGTAGTCGTAGAAACGATCTGAATCAAGTAGGCGCAGACGGGCAAAGTGGCTCTCGCGGCCAAGTTGCTCGGGCGTCGCGGTCAGCAGCAATACGCCCGGCGTGCGCTCAGCCAGCCCTTCAATCACTTGGTAGCCGCGGCTTGGTTTGTCTTGGCTCCATTCCAGATGGTGCGCTTCATCGACCACCAACAGATCCCAATCCGCTTCCAGCGCTTGCTCAAAACGCTTGCGACTTTTGCGCAAAAAATCCAGTGAACAGAGCACGTACTGCTGGGTGTCAAATGGGTTGTCCGATTCGGCGAATGCTTCGACGCAGCGCTCTTCGTCAAAAATCGAGAAATGCAGGTTGAAACGACGCATCATTTCCACCAGCCACTGGTGCTGCAAAGTTTCTGGCACCACAATCAAAATGCGCTCAGCACGACCAAGCAGCACTTGTTGATGAATGATCATCCCCGCTTCGATGGTTTTACCTAGGCCCACTTCATCTGCCAGTAATACGCGCGGCGCATGACGACGCCCCACTTCGTGGGCAATGTAAAGTTGGTGAGGAATAAGGCCAGCGCGCATGCCACAGAGGCCGCGCATTGGGCTGCGATGCTGCTCATACTGATTTTTCAATGCGCGGTAACGCAGCACGAAGTTGTCCATGCGGTCGATTTGACCAGCGTACATTTTGTCTTGCGGCTTGTTGAAACGGATTTGGTTACTAAGGAAAATTTCACGCAGCGCGACTCCGGTCTCTTCGGTGTCTTCGCGCGTGCCGAGGTAAGTGTAAAGGCCTTTCTCCTCCACCACTTGTTCTACACGCAGTGACCAGCCTTCTTGACACTCCACGACATCACCGACGTTAAAAATCACTCGGGTTACTGGGGCATCGTTACTGGCATAAACACGGTTTTCCTCTGAAGCGGCGAACATTAATGTCACCGTTCGCGCGTCTAACGCGACCACCGTACCTAAACCCAAATCACTTTCCGTATCGCTGATCCAGCGTTGCCCCAGAGCAAATGTCATGAATTGACTACCTCGTTTTGATTATGAATTCTAAAAGCTTAGTTCTGCTTACGCCCCTCGCCAACCGGGAAAAGGCGAATAATTCGCTGTAAAAATCGCCGCAGAAAAAGGCCGCTAATCTTACTTGATGCCGTGATGGAGGTCACGCCCAAACACTGGGATTCACTTTATTTTTTTTCACCAAACGTGGATGAAATCAAAATGTAAAAAACTCATGGCATTTGTGGGATCTGGTGTGATCAAATTTGCGTATACTTAAACAGAACCTGTTCGCCCTTTCTCGTCAGAAAGCTGACAGCGGCACAGATAATGCAGGTTCTCGGTACACGTTTAGGATCAACACGGGTTTGCAGTAAGTCGTCTCGCTACTCGGTTGACATGCCATATGCGCCCCCAATGGTGCCTCTGTCGGTAATGGCCGGAAGTATTCGACCTCTGCTGCAAGCATACGGCCAAGCAGAAGACCTCTGTCTTCGCTTGGTACTGAGCAAGCAAAGCCGCGCTGCGGCAAGGAGACGCTATGGGCGATACCGACCGGAAACTGTTTGTACTTGATACCAACATACTGCTACACGAACCCTTCGCTATCTACTCGTTCAAAGAGCACGACGTGGTGATACCCATGACGGTGCTTGAAGAGCTGGACCGAATTAAAGACAGTAAACGAGATGTGGCGCGCGATGCGCGCGTGGCGATTCGTGCACTGGAAGACCTCTTTCGCGATGCCACTCCGGATGAAATTTCAGAAGGCATTCCCGTCTCCGGGGAAGGCAACAGTCGCGGTACCATTGCTATTTTGGCCGATTTCGAACTGCAAGAAACGGTCAAAGCCTTTGCTGATAAAGCGGGCGACAACCGCATTCTCAACGCCGTGCTTTATCTACAAAACAAACGTGCGCCACGCGAAGTGGTGCTGGTTACCAAAGACATCAACATGCGTCTGCGCGCCAAAGGGGCCGGTGTACGCTTTGTTGAAGACTATCGCACCGACCAACTGATTGACGACATTCAATACCTCACCAAAGGCTTTCAACAGCGTGAAGGCGATTTTTGGCAAAACGTGGATCAGGTTGAAAGCCGCACGCTCGGCGGCCGGACCTATCACACCCTCGATAGAGCGCCGTTCGACCCGACCTTTATTAACCAATATGTGATTGATGAAGAGAGCGACTTCGCCGGCCGTGTGGCGGAGATTGACGGCGACAAACTGACGCTGCTCGACATCAGTCGTGAGCGCATGATGCACCGCCGCGCTTGGGATATCTCACCGAAGAACATCTATCAGGCGATGGCGCTGGATGCGTTGCTGGATCCGACCATTGACCTTGTCATCCTCACTGGCGCGGCGGGCAGCGGTAAAACCTTGCTTGCCATGGCCGCCGCGCTAGAGCAAACCATAGAGAAAAAGATGTTCGATAAGATCATCGTGACGCGCAACACACCAGACATCGGCGAGTCGATCGGCTTCTTGCCCGGCACCGAGGAGGAAAAAATGATGCCTTGGCTTGCGTCCGTGACCGATACGCTGGAAGCGCTGCACAAAAACGATCACTGTACCGAAGGCTCGCTCAAATACATCGTCGATAAAGCCAACATTCAGTTCAAATCGATCAACTTTATGCGTGGCCGTTCGATTCAAAATGCGTTTGTCTTGCTGGATGAGTGCCAAAACCTCACCGCATCACAAATCAAAACCATCATCACCCGTTGTGGGGAAGGCACTAAGATCGTCTGTTCCGGTAACCTGGCGCAGATTGATTCCCACTATCTAACTCCAGTCACCTCGGGCCTGACCTACATGGTCGAGCGCTTTAAGAATTTCGAAGGCAGTGCCAACATCCACCTCAACGGTGTGGTGCGCAGCCGCTTGGCGGAATTTGCCGAGGAGAATTTGTAGCGAGGAACTAGGAAAGCGAGGAACTGGGTTCTGGGTTCTGGGTTCTGGGTTCTGGGTTCTGGGGGCTAGGTTCTGGGGGCTAGGTTACTCATAAATGAGTAAACGAGACAAGAGTGAGCTTAAAAAAGGGGGCGATCATTTCGCCCCCTTTTGTTATTACTGTGTGGGATTATTCCGTGCCACCTACCGTGATGGAGTCGAGTTTCAGGGTCGGTTGCCCAACACCAACCGGAATACTCTGCCCGGCTTTGCCACACACGCCGACACCACGGTCAATGCTGAGATCGTTGCCGACCATCGACACTTGTTGCATGGCTTCAATCCCAGAACCAATCAAAGTCGCGCCTTTAACCGGGCGAGTGATCTTGCCGTTTTCGATTAAATACGCTTCCGAGGTTGAGAAGACAAACTTACCGGAAGTGATGTCTACCTGACCGCCACCGAAGTTAGGCGCGTACAAGCCTTTTTTCACCGTGGCGATGATCTCTTCCGGCGTGTGCTGACCCGGCAGCATGTAAGTGTTAGTCATGCGCGGCATCGGCAGGTGAGCGTAAGATTCACGGCGACCGTTACCCGTTGGGTTCACGCCCATCAAACGTGCGTTGAGCTTATCTTGCATGTAGCCTTGCAAAACGCCGTTTTCAATCAGGGTGTTGTATTGACCATTTACCCCTTCGTCATCCACGTTCAAAGAACCACGCAGATCTTTGAGTGTGCCGTCATCGACAATGGTACATAGTGGCGAGGTCACCTGACTGCCGATTTTGCCGGAGAAGACGGAAGAGCCTTTACGGTTGAAATCCCCTTCCAAACCATGGCCGACCGCTTCATGCAGCAGTACGCCCGGCCAGCCCGAACCGAGTACCACAGGCATGGTTCCCGCTGGCGCTGCGTCGGCTTCAAGATTGACCAGTGCCATGCGAATCGCTTCATCAGCAAAGTGGAACGCGCGTTGCACGCCATCTTCCTCTCCGATAAAGAAATCGTAGCCAAAACGGCCGCCGCCGCCTGAGCTGCCACGCTCACGGCGATCGCCTTTTTCCGCCAGTACGCTAATGGATAATCTCACCAGCGGGCGCACATCGCCTGCGTAAGTGCCATCGGTTGCGGCAACCAACATCTGTTCATGCACGCCGCTTAAGCTAATCGACACCTCTTTGACAAGCGGCTCTTTGGTGCGGATATAGGCATCGAGCGATTTAAGCAGTTCGGTTTTTTGCTGTTTTTCCCAGCATGCGAGTGGATTGAGCGCTGCATAATAGTGCTGATTGTCGCTACGGCGAAAGGCTTGAACTTGGCCATTTTGCCCTTGCTGGGCAATACCGCGCGCGGCAAGAGCACTTTGGCGTAAGCCGTCCAACTGGATTTGGTCGGCATAGGCAAAACCGGTTTTTTCACCCGTCACCGCACGCACACCGACACCACAATCAATATTGAAAGAACCGTCTTTGATGATGCTGTCTTCCAGCACTAGAGATTCGTGCCAGCTGGACTGAAAATAGATGTCGGCATAGTCAATTTGGCGCGTTGCAATACTGCTTAACGTCTCCGCCACGTCCTGCGCTGTTAGACCTCCCGGTGCTAACAGTGCCTCTTCTACTTGATTAATACTCATAAGCTTGGCTCTGCTTTTTTATTTAGTAAATGGGTAAAACGACCATGCTGAGCAACGGGCATGTTTTGTCGAATCTTCTCGCTATAGGCTAAATCAATCTCGGCAACAAGCAAGTCGCCCTGTTGTGGGAGTTGCGCCACCAAACTTCCCCACGGGTCAATCACCATCGAATGACCCCACGTTTCTCGCTTGGCGGAGTGCTGGCCACCTTGCCCCGCGGCAATCACCCAGGTTTGTGTTTCGATGGCGCGGGCTCTGAGCAGTACTTCCCAATGCGCTTCGCCAGTGACGGCGGTAAACGCCGCAGGCACCAAAATTATTTGCGCACCTTGCTCTCGTAGCGCTTGGTAGAGCGCAGGAAAACGCAAGTCGTAACAGATGCTCAGACCAAGTTTGCCGACCGTCGTCTCCACCACGCAAATTTCATTACCGGGCTGAAAACTATCGGACTCGCGATAGCTACCATGACCATCGGCCACATCGACATCAAACATGTGCAGTTTGCTGTAATGGCCTAAACGCTCACCATCGGGACCAAACACCAAACTGGTGGTGGTCACGCCAGTGGCGCTGCGGATCGGCATACTGCCGACCACCAAGGTGATCTGCTGGCGTTTCGCCAACTGCGCTAAAGCACGTTGCAGCGGCCCCTCTCCCAGCACTTCCGCATGCTGGTGGTAGGCTTGTTTGTCGGCAAACAGCAGCGCATTTTCCGGTGTTACCACCAGTTTTGCTCCTTGTTTGGCAGCCTGCTCACAGCCGCGCTGAATCGCCGCCAGATTGGCTGCGGGTTCGGCGCTTGAGGTCATCTGAATAATGGCAATCCTTTCCATTGCACACTCCTATTGTTGCACTTCGCTG
It includes:
- the pyrB gene encoding aspartate carbamoyltransferase — protein: MTNSLYKKHIISIPELSRAELELIVKTAGQLKAEPNPDLIKNKVVASCFFEPSTRTRLSFETAIQRIGGDVIGFDDGGNTSLAKKGETLADSVQVISNYVDAFVMRHPQEGAARLASEFSNGVPVINAGDGANQHPTQTLLDLFTISETQGRLDELNVAFVGDLKYGRTVHSLTQALAKFNNIRFFFVAPDALAMPEYILEELDEAGIAYSVHNDMDSVIPELDILYMTRVQKERFDASEYVHIKSAYILTAAMLENARDNLKVLHPLPRVDEITTDVDKTPYAYYFQQAGNGVYAREALLALVLNESL
- the pyrI gene encoding aspartate carbamoyltransferase regulatory subunit, producing MEKETKLQVEAIKNGTVIDHIPAQVGIKVLKLFDMHNSSQRVTIGLNLPSSALGSKDLLKIENVFISEEQARKLALYAPHATVNQIENYHVVKKLALELPEFVSDVFECPNSNCISHNEPVASSFRVFEKKGDVRLKCKYCEKVFSREIVTER
- a CDS encoding RidA family protein; this translates as MTKVLHTDSAPAAIGPYIQGVDLGNMVLTSGQIPVNPATGEIPAEIAAQARQSLDNVKAVVEASGLSVGDIVKMTVFVKDLNDFGTVNEVYGKFFDEHNVAHYPARSCVEVARLPKDVGIEIEAIAVRK
- a CDS encoding D-2-hydroxyacid dehydrogenase, producing the protein MSLPTIVFLDRATIPAHIPLPQVDFAHHWVEYPLTSPEQVVERLQAADMVITNKVVLDQTVLSQLPNLRMIAVAATGFNNVDVDYCAAKQIAVSNVRGYAGNSVPEHVMAMLFALRRNLFAYHQDIAAGVWQKDKQFCFFTHPIGDIAGTILGIIGAGALGQATAKLARALGMQVLFAEHKGATQCREGYLPFSEVLQNSDAISLHCPLSEHTINLIGADELAQMKPSAILLNAGRGGLVDEQALVAALKNGVIAGAGVDVFSQEPADETNPLLANMALPNLLLTPHVAWGSDSAISKLAEILMENINAFWRGEALNRVV
- a CDS encoding pseudouridine synthase, producing the protein MSEFEYHPPTDPWIDIVYEDGHILVVNKPSGLLSVPGRLPQYNDSVWSRLKQQDPDIQVVHRLDLATSGLMLLAKGKHAESALKKQFQYRLTHKIYYARVWGHVEADEGMIDLPLIVDWPNRPLQKVCYEEGRPSQTKFHVAKREVHPNGEKTTIMRLLPITGRTHQLRVHMQSIGHPIVGDEFYASGEARAFSARLELHAAELSFYHPKNRWLRSIFVPCDFYPQAQEMIFSYYDPARKLPDYKTLSNP
- the rapA gene encoding RNA polymerase-associated protein RapA — translated: MTFALGQRWISDTESDLGLGTVVALDARTVTLMFAASEENRVYASNDAPVTRVIFNVGDVVECQEGWSLRVEQVVEEKGLYTYLGTREDTEETGVALREIFLSNQIRFNKPQDKMYAGQIDRMDNFVLRYRALKNQYEQHRSPMRGLCGMRAGLIPHQLYIAHEVGRRHAPRVLLADEVGLGKTIEAGMIIHQQVLLGRAERILIVVPETLQHQWLVEMMRRFNLHFSIFDEERCVEAFAESDNPFDTQQYVLCSLDFLRKSRKRFEQALEADWDLLVVDEAHHLEWSQDKPSRGYQVIEGLAERTPGVLLLTATPEQLGRESHFARLRLLDSDRFYDYEAFVEEEAQYAPVADAITALFSGKLLPDEAKNQITELLSEQDVEPLFRIIESNADEESKAAARQELIDNLMDRHGTGRVLFRNTRAAIKGFPVRNVHLLPMPIPSQYTTSMRVSGMIGGKMTPEARAMKNLYPEEIFQEFEGDDSSWWQFDSRVNWLLEKILAKRSEKILVIASRSSTALQLEQALREREGIRATVFHEGMSILERDKAAAYFAQEEGGAQVLICSEIGSEGRNFQFANQLVMFDLPFNPDLLEQRIGRLDRIGQKRDIDIHVPYLQGTAQEVLARWFDEGLNAFAETCPTGRAVYDQYADTLIEILASGDSTPLEEVIAQSAKMNLELKAQLEQGRDRLLEMHSNGGEKAQQIVAEIAGKDGDTNLVSFALSLFDTIGLNQDDKGENAIVVTPSEHMMVPSYPGLPYEGATITFDRDTALSREDMHFISWEHPMIQGGIDLLMSEGVGTCAVSLLKNKALPVGTILLELIYAVDAQAPKRSGIGRFLPRTPIRLMMDARGNDLSAQVEFEGFNRQLSPVNRHLASKLVSSVQQDIHRLIESGDALVVERVEAIRQQAQQEMQQSLNGELERLQALKAVNPNIRDEELEAIDAQIKELSGYIGKAQYQLDSLRLIVVSHN
- a CDS encoding PhoH family protein, which produces MGDTDRKLFVLDTNILLHEPFAIYSFKEHDVVIPMTVLEELDRIKDSKRDVARDARVAIRALEDLFRDATPDEISEGIPVSGEGNSRGTIAILADFELQETVKAFADKAGDNRILNAVLYLQNKRAPREVVLVTKDINMRLRAKGAGVRFVEDYRTDQLIDDIQYLTKGFQQREGDFWQNVDQVESRTLGGRTYHTLDRAPFDPTFINQYVIDEESDFAGRVAEIDGDKLTLLDISRERMMHRRAWDISPKNIYQAMALDALLDPTIDLVILTGAAGSGKTLLAMAAALEQTIEKKMFDKIIVTRNTPDIGESIGFLPGTEEEKMMPWLASVTDTLEALHKNDHCTEGSLKYIVDKANIQFKSINFMRGRSIQNAFVLLDECQNLTASQIKTIITRCGEGTKIVCSGNLAQIDSHYLTPVTSGLTYMVERFKNFEGSANIHLNGVVRSRLAEFAEENL
- the tldD gene encoding metalloprotease TldD, translated to MSINQVEEALLAPGGLTAQDVAETLSSIATRQIDYADIYFQSSWHESLVLEDSIIKDGSFNIDCGVGVRAVTGEKTGFAYADQIQLDGLRQSALAARGIAQQGQNGQVQAFRRSDNQHYYAALNPLACWEKQQKTELLKSLDAYIRTKEPLVKEVSISLSGVHEQMLVAATDGTYAGDVRPLVRLSISVLAEKGDRRERGSSGGGGRFGYDFFIGEEDGVQRAFHFADEAIRMALVNLEADAAPAGTMPVVLGSGWPGVLLHEAVGHGLEGDFNRKGSSVFSGKIGSQVTSPLCTIVDDGTLKDLRGSLNVDDEGVNGQYNTLIENGVLQGYMQDKLNARLMGVNPTGNGRRESYAHLPMPRMTNTYMLPGQHTPEEIIATVKKGLYAPNFGGGQVDITSGKFVFSTSEAYLIENGKITRPVKGATLIGSGIEAMQQVSMVGNDLSIDRGVGVCGKAGQSIPVGVGQPTLKLDSITVGGTE
- a CDS encoding carbon-nitrogen hydrolase family protein; its protein translation is MERIAIIQMTSSAEPAANLAAIQRGCEQAAKQGAKLVVTPENALLFADKQAYHQHAEVLGEGPLQRALAQLAKRQQITLVVGSMPIRSATGVTTTSLVFGPDGERLGHYSKLHMFDVDVADGHGSYRESDSFQPGNEICVVETTVGKLGLSICYDLRFPALYQALREQGAQIILVPAAFTAVTGEAHWEVLLRARAIETQTWVIAAGQGGQHSAKRETWGHSMVIDPWGSLVAQLPQQGDLLVAEIDLAYSEKIRQNMPVAQHGRFTHLLNKKAEPSL